The Coccidioides posadasii str. Silveira chromosome 3, complete sequence genome contains a region encoding:
- a CDS encoding uncharacterized protein (EggNog:ENOG410PI27~COG:S~TransMembrane:1 (i65-85o)~BUSCO:1749at33183): MGKRDSSYREKYPYLSRESSFERDEESYSFSDSSYGTSDSARPILHPPIPRKRPVLRPYRFPHTVMRCVCLGVFCALLLFVFALFRVTLIHTFIKPIEIKLPEGELLPRPPQWERFPFLKRYYGGIKTLVPRQNNVPEYPGEEVDEKVKSGKGLPTEDKKKRDSQLSSFIFDPYPNYTSPEYIARYGSKKDCFLDTAGKVSVPYVRHYNGVPKGFPDAIIGSNELLGIKDDICFDRFGRLGPYGLGYGSRSGGSGAGLEGDRSGIESVWEDVPPVDFRGIQWAEVQDRCVSANRHRFPKPSKPRVDSFRTLPLAKRPEGDQKGTETVPANVTIGTDRLPRVAFIIRTWHDFKYNKESIMYLRSLISELSLVSGGEYMVHFLIHVRDDNLQIWADDETYNRVLENALPKEFWGMGSLWSERQMGLIYGGLEDAFVRGLPVHGVYRSAFMPLQYFAHQHPDYDFYWNWEMDIRYTGHWYHLLHKISEWSKQQPRKGLWERNSRFYVPNVHGSWEDFRQMVRVQTEIGTNNPHNMWSALRKDQKKGYRPSELQPDKPIWGPERPPAEQDILEVGGEGIPPTTYEKDKYEWGVGEDADLIVLNPLYDPEGTTWLLKDDVTGYNRSHEYPPRRTSIITASRLSRKLLHTMHRETTIKRHTMFSEMWPATTCLHHGFKAVYAPHAVYIDRRWPPVYLESIFNGGRNGASGGSRMSVFGDREHNFQGTTWFYSAGHALNLWNRWLGYKVNNDGGEDFELANEGRMCLPPMLFHPIKEVSLTIDSS, translated from the coding sequence ATGGGCAAAAGAGATTCATCATATCGGGAGAAATACCCGTATCTCTCTCGAGAATCGTCCTTCGAACGCGATGAAGAATCCTACTCTTTCTCTGACTCCTCTTATGGAACGTCGGACTCTGCAAGACCAATACTGCACCCTCCAATACCGCGCAAAAGACCCGTATTGCGGCCTTATCGTTTCCCGCACACTGTGATGAGATGTGTCTGCCTGGGAGTGTTTTGTGCATTGCTCTTGTTCGTGTTTGCCCTCTTTAGGGTTACTCTGATACACACCTTTATCAAGCCCATTGAAATAAAGCTCCCAGAGGGTGAGCTGCTGCCGAGACCACCACAGTGGGAGAGATTTCCCTTTCTCAAGCGATATTACGGCGGTATAAAGACGTTAGTGCCAAGACAGAATAATGTGCCTGAATACCCTGGCGAGGAAGTCGACGAAAAAGTGAAGAGCGGTAAAGGCTTGCCCACAGAGGATAAGAAGAAACGGGATTCTCAGCTCtccagtttcatctttgatcCATATCCAAATTATACCTCCCCAGAATACATCGCTAGATACGGCAGTAAAAAGGATTGTTTTCTCGACACGGCTGGAAAGGTCTCGGTCCCATATGTCCGCCATTACAATGGTGTCCCGAAGGGATTTCCAGACGCCATAATTGGTTCGAATGAGTTGCTCGGAATCAAAGACGACATTTGCTTCGATCGATTCGGGAGGTTAGGTCCTTACGGCTTGGGATATGGTTCCAGATCTGGGGGCAGTGGTGCCGGACTTGAGGGTGACAGGTCTGGGATAGAATCTGTTTGGGAAGACGTCCCTCCTGTCGATTTTCGGGGTATCCAATGGGCAGAGGTTCAAGACCGTTGTGTTTCCGCGAACCGACACCGTTTTCCAAAACCATCCAAACCGAGAGTTGACTCTTTCCGGACGCTTCCACTTGCAAAACGACCCGAGGGTGATCAAAAGGGAACTGAGACGGTTCCCGCTAATGTCACGATTGGAACCGACCGTCTTCCTCGGGTTGCATTTATCATTCGCACGTGGCACGATTTCAAGTATAACAAGGAGTCCATCATGTACTTACGGTCGTTGATATCCGAACTTTCTTTGGTATCTGGCGGAGAATATATGGTACATTTCCTTATCCATGTACGGGACGACAATCTTCAAATTTGGGCCGACGACGAAACATACAATCGTGTTTTGGAAAACGCCCTTCCCAAGGAATTTTGGGGGATGGGGAGTCTGTGGTCGGAAAGACAGATGGGACTTATTTATGGTGGGCTTGAGGACGCGTTCGTTCGAGGTCTACCAGTTCATGGTGTTTACAGGAGCGCATTCATGCCACTACAATACTTTGCTCATCAGCATCCGGACTACGACTTTTACTGGAACTGGGAGATGGATATACGGTACACAGGGCATTGGTATCACCTACTCCATAAAATCTCGGAATGGTCAAAACAGCAGCCACGCAAAGGGTTATGGGAGCGAAATTCACGATTCTATGTTCCCAATGTCCACGGATCGTGGGAAGATTTCCGACAAATGGTCCGTGTACAGACTGAAATTGGAACGAATAATCCGCACAATATGTGGAGCGCGTTAAGGAAAGATCAGAAAAAGGGCTACCGACCATCAGAGCTCCAACCGGATAAGCCGATCTGGGGGCCCGAAAGACCTCCGGCAGAACAAGATATCCTCGAGGTGGGCGGTGAAGGGATACCGCCAACGACATACGAGAAAGATAAGTACGAATGGGGCGTAGGCGAGGACGCTGACCTCATTGTTTTAAACCCACTGTACGATCCCGAAGGAACAACCTGGCTTCTGAAAGATGATGTCACCGGGTACAACAGGAGCCACGAGTATCCACCGCGACGAACGTCGATCATAACAGCATCTCGTCTTTCACGCAAATTACTACATACAATGCATCGTGAAACTACCATAAAGCGACACACCATGTTCTCGGAAATGTGGCCCGCCACAACATGTCTTCACCACGGTTTCAAAGCCGTGTACGCCCCCCACGCTGTCTACATAGACCGACGGTGGCCACCGGTGTACCTGGAGTCTATTTTCAATGGAGGCAGGAATGGAGCCAGCGGTGGTTCACGAATGTCAGTCTTCGGGGACCGCGAGCATAACTTTCAAGGTACGACATGGTTCTACTCGGCGGGACATGCCCTAAACCTCTGGAACCGATGGCTTGGGTATAAAGTGAACAATGACGGCGGTGAAGACTTTGAGCTCGCTAACGAGGGGCGCATGTGCCTTCCACCGATGCTGTTTCATCCGATAAAGGAAGTGAGTTTGACCATTGACAGCAGTTGA